The following coding sequences lie in one Niabella agricola genomic window:
- the recG gene encoding ATP-dependent DNA helicase RecG translates to MSKAVFISGYNNILSSPIGYLKGVGPQRAELLQKELGVFTFGDLLLHYPFRHVDKTRVTPVAALVPGEEYAQVAGLLSPFELIGERRARRLTAQIRDKTGTLELVWFQSISLIQKVIQPGQPYLVYGKVSFFMGKPQIVHPEMEPWDPERLKGKDFLEPVYPSTEKLKAKNLGGRQIGKLTAALVAHLTERDLPENLPLKMRESLRLMPRFDAFRNIHFPQTAALYEAAVRRLKFEEIFFAQLRMNLLRWERHRFSRGVVFEKVGELFNRFYKECLPFELTNAQKRVLKEIRIDTGRGKQMNRLLQGDVGSGKTIVALLNMLLAADNGFQAVLMAPTEILARQHFQGIKELLEPLPVEVAILTGTTKGKERRLLLERLAAGEIQILVGTHAVIEDPVKFFNLGLVIVDEQHRFGVAQRARLWDKAPIPPHVLVMTATPIPRTLAMTAYGDLDYSVIDELPPGRKPIQTVHRYENDRSMVMDFLKAEIALGRQVYVIFPLIEESEKLDYENLMQGYEEIKTYFPEPQYWISMVHGKMPAHQKEENMRRFVTHDTQIMVATTVIEVGVNVPNASVMLIESSEKFGLSQLHQLRGRVGRGAEKSYCILLTGKKLGNEARERMKIMTSTNNGFVIAEKDLELRGPGEIEGTRQSGALSFKLVDIVNDRAMVEAAKQECEQILKEDPDLSQPEHEVLKDFLRSQKGKTVWSKIS, encoded by the coding sequence TTGTCAAAAGCTGTTTTTATTTCCGGGTATAACAACATATTGTCCAGCCCCATAGGCTATTTAAAAGGGGTGGGGCCGCAACGGGCCGAGCTGCTGCAAAAGGAGCTGGGGGTTTTTACCTTTGGCGACCTGTTGCTGCATTACCCTTTTCGGCATGTAGATAAAACCCGGGTAACGCCTGTTGCCGCGCTTGTTCCGGGAGAGGAATATGCGCAGGTGGCCGGATTGTTGTCGCCGTTTGAATTGATCGGAGAGCGGCGTGCGCGCCGGCTTACCGCCCAGATCCGGGATAAAACCGGCACGCTGGAGCTGGTGTGGTTTCAAAGTATCAGCCTTATTCAAAAAGTGATCCAGCCCGGGCAGCCCTACCTGGTATATGGAAAGGTTTCCTTTTTTATGGGGAAGCCCCAGATTGTACATCCGGAAATGGAACCCTGGGACCCCGAAAGGCTGAAAGGAAAAGATTTCCTGGAGCCCGTATACCCGTCTACCGAAAAACTGAAAGCAAAAAACCTGGGGGGGCGACAGATCGGGAAATTGACGGCGGCGCTGGTAGCACATCTTACCGAACGCGATCTGCCGGAGAACCTTCCGTTGAAAATGCGGGAAAGCCTGCGGCTGATGCCCCGTTTTGATGCCTTTCGCAATATTCACTTTCCCCAAACTGCCGCACTGTACGAGGCGGCGGTGCGCCGTTTAAAGTTTGAAGAGATCTTTTTTGCGCAACTGCGGATGAATTTACTGCGATGGGAGCGGCACCGGTTCTCCCGGGGGGTGGTATTTGAAAAAGTCGGTGAACTCTTTAATCGTTTTTACAAGGAGTGCCTGCCCTTTGAATTAACCAATGCCCAGAAACGGGTCCTAAAAGAAATTCGCATCGATACCGGCAGGGGCAAACAAATGAACCGGCTGCTACAGGGCGATGTGGGAAGTGGTAAAACCATTGTAGCCTTGCTCAATATGCTGCTGGCGGCTGATAACGGGTTTCAGGCGGTATTGATGGCACCCACAGAGATCCTGGCGCGGCAACACTTCCAGGGCATTAAAGAACTGCTGGAACCATTGCCGGTGGAAGTGGCCATTTTGACTGGTACCACTAAGGGAAAAGAGCGCCGGTTGTTATTGGAGCGGCTTGCGGCGGGGGAGATCCAGATCCTGGTTGGAACCCATGCCGTGATTGAAGATCCGGTTAAATTTTTCAACCTGGGTCTGGTGATTGTTGATGAGCAGCACCGCTTTGGCGTGGCACAGCGGGCAAGACTCTGGGATAAGGCACCCATCCCTCCGCATGTGCTGGTAATGACGGCCACACCCATTCCTCGTACGCTGGCCATGACCGCCTACGGCGACCTGGATTACAGCGTCATCGACGAATTGCCGCCGGGACGGAAACCAATACAAACAGTGCACCGGTATGAGAACGACCGCAGTATGGTGATGGATTTTCTGAAGGCAGAGATTGCCCTGGGGAGGCAGGTATATGTGATCTTTCCGCTGATTGAAGAAAGCGAGAAGCTGGACTACGAGAACCTGATGCAGGGCTATGAAGAAATAAAGACCTATTTCCCCGAGCCGCAGTACTGGATCAGCATGGTGCATGGAAAAATGCCGGCCCATCAGAAGGAAGAAAATATGCGGCGGTTTGTGACGCATGATACCCAGATTATGGTCGCTACCACGGTAATAGAGGTGGGCGTTAACGTGCCCAACGCATCGGTGATGTTAATTGAAAGCTCCGAAAAGTTCGGATTATCGCAGCTGCACCAGTTGCGGGGCCGGGTGGGGAGAGGCGCGGAAAAAAGCTATTGCATCCTGCTTACCGGTAAAAAACTGGGCAATGAAGCCCGCGAACGGATGAAGATCATGACGTCTACCAATAATGGTTTTGTGATTGCTGAAAAGGACCTGGAACTGCGGGGGCCGGGCGAAATAGAGGGTACCCGGCAAAGCGGTGCTTTAAGCTTTAAACTGGTAGATATTGTAAACGACCGGGCGATGGTGGAAGCGGCAAAGCAGGAATGCGAGCAGATCTTAAAAGAAGATCCGGACCTCTCTCAGCCCGAACACGAGGTGCTGAAAGACTTTCTGCGTTCGCAGAAGGGAAAAACGGTGTGGAGTAAGATTTCTTAG